In Paenibacillus sp. G2S3, a single window of DNA contains:
- a CDS encoding FeoB-associated Cys-rich membrane protein, which produces MINVLIVTLIFGYSGWIIYRHVQKGKQGACAGCDKGKTCSAASLDSPLSCCSTPVNKKK; this is translated from the coding sequence ATGATAAATGTTCTAATCGTCACTCTAATCTTCGGTTATTCAGGCTGGATCATCTATCGACATGTGCAAAAGGGCAAGCAAGGCGCTTGTGCTGGCTGTGATAAGGGTAAGACCTGTTCAGCAGCGTCTTTAGATTCTCCCCTCTCCTGCTGCTCAACACCTGTTAACAAGAAGAAATAG